The sequence GCAGCCGGTCCTCATCGACGCGGTGAACCGGCTCTACTCGCGCCTCTCCGGCTCCGCCCAGGAGGTCGTCGAGGAACTCGAGGGAGAGGAACTCTCCACCCTCGCCACCTCGTTTAACGAGCCGCGCGACCTGATGGAGCTGACCGACGAGGCGCCGGTGATCCGGCTTCTGAACTCGATCCTCTTCCAGGCGGTGAAGGAGCGTGCAAGCGACATCCACATCGAGCCGTTCGAGCGGGAGCTCGAGGTCCGTTTCCGGATCGACGGCCTGCTCTACAAGATGCTCTCCCCCCCGAAGGTGATCCAGGAGGCGCTCACCTCCCGCGTGAAGATCATGTCGGGGCTGAACATCGCCGAGAAGAGGCTGCCGCAGGACGGCCGCATCCGGGTGAAGGTCGCCGGGCGCGACGTTGACATCCGCGTCTCGCTCATCCCGACCTTCTTCGGCGAGCGCGTGGTGTTGAGGCTTCTGGACAAGCAGCGCGGCGTGCTCTCCCTGAAGGAGATCGGCCTCTCGGACAAGAACGACCTCGTCATGGAGCGGCTTTTGTCCCGCACGAGCGGCATCATCCTGGTCACCGGCCCGACAGGCAGCGGCAAGACCACGACGCTCTACGCGGCGCTCTCCCAGATCAACTCGCCGGAGAAGAACATCATCACGGTCGAGGACCCGATCGAGTACCAGTTGAAGGGTGTGGGGCAGATCCAGGTGAACCCGAAGATCGACCTCACCTTCGCGAACGGTCTGCGCTCCATCCTCAGGCAGGACCCGGACATCGTCATGATCGGCGAGATCCGCGACGCCGAGACCGCCGAGATCGCCATGCAGGCCTCGCTCACCGGCCACCTGGTCCTCTCCACCCTGCACACCAACGACGCTGCTACCGCGGTGACGCGACTCATCGACATGGGGATCGAGCCCTTCATGGTCGCCTCTTCGCTCTCCGCGGTGCTCGCCCAGCGTCTCGTGCGCGTGATCTGCCCGCACTGCAAAGAGTCCTACGTCCCGGACCGCAGCTATCCCGGTGTCGAGCTCCCGCCGCTTCTGTACCGCGGCCGCGGCTGCGAGAAGTGCTTCAACCTCGGGACCATCGGCCGGGTCGGCATCTACGAGCTCCTCCCCATCGACGCGGAGCTCTGCTCCATGATCATCCGGCAGGCCTCCTCCGGCGCCATCAAGGAGTACGCAGTCTCGAAAGGGATGCGCACCCTGCGCGAGGACGGTCTTTTAAAGGCGGCCCAGGGGATCACTTCCATCGAGGAGGTCCTGAGGGTGACCCAGGACGACTATGCCGACCTTTCGCTATAGCGCATTCAACCAGAAGGGGGCCGAGGTCACCGGCACCATGGACGCGGCGACTGAAGCCGAGGCGCGCCTGCAGCTCAAGGGAAAAGGTCTCTTCGCCAAGGAGATCGCCCCGGCGACCGAGGCGGGCTCGCGCTGGTCGTTTGGTTCCGGCGTCAGCGTCCCCGACCTCTCCCTTGCCACGAGGCGCCTTGCCACCCTCTTGGGCAGCGCCGTCCCGGTGTACGAGGCGGTCGCGACGCTATGGGAGCAGGAGGCGCCCGGCGAGCTGAAGCGCGTGCTCGGGCGGGTGCGGGACCGGCTCGCCGAGGGCCAGGGGCTTGCCCAGTCACTTGCCGCGGAGCCGCAGGTATTCTCCGAGAGCTACATCGGCATGGTTTCCGCCGGCGAGGCGAGCGGCGCGCTCGACGTGGTGCTGGAGCGCCTGGCCGAGTTCCAGGAGGACCAGGCCGAGGTTAGAAGCCGCGTCATCACCGCCCTCATCTACCCCGCCATCATGGTGGTGGTCGGAGTCGGCGTCATGATGGTGCTGCTTGGTTTCGTCGTTCCGAAGATCTCGGCGGTCTTCGAGAGCAACAAGGCGACCCTGCCGCTCGTCACCGTGCTTCTCATCAAGGCGAGCACCCTGGTAAGGAAGGGGTGGTGGGCCATGGGCGTACTCGCCATCCTGGCGGTCGCCGCTTGGAAACGGGTGAAGACGAACGAGGAGCTTCTCATCAGGCGCGACCGCTTCATCCTGCGCCTTCCGATTGCCGGGCAGCTCTGGCGCCGCCTGGTGCTGTCTCGTTTCGCCAAGGTGCTGGGCCTTTTGCTGCAAAGCGGCGTCCCCATCATCAAGGCGATGGAGATCACCGGCGAGGCCGTGGTTAACCGCGAGTACAAGAGCTTTCTCGCCCAGGCGCGGGAGACCCTGATCCAGGGTGGGAGCCTCTCCGGAGCGCTCAAGACGAGCCCTCTCTTCCCGCCGCTATTGACCCACATGACCGCAGTGGGCGAAAAGAGCGGCGAACTCGACGCCATGCTCATCAAGGCGGGCGACGCCTTCCAGAAGGAGTTCAACGCCCAGGTGACCCGTTCCATGGCGCTTCTGGAGCCTATGCTGATCCTCGGCATGGGACTCAGCATAGGCTTCATGGTCATCGCGGTACTGCTCCCCATCATGCAACTGAACCAGCTGGTTAAATAGTCGACGGACTCCATAAAATTCTTTGCGAGGTCTCCCCATGCTGAAACAACTGAAAGACAGCCGCGGCTTCACCCTGATCGAACTGATGGTGGTCATCGTCATCCTGAGCCTTCTGGCCGTCCTGGTCGGGCCGAAGATCATCGGCCGCAGCGACGACGCGAAGGTCGCCGACGCCAAGGTGCAGATCCGCAACATCGAGACCGCCCTGAAGCTTTACAAGCTCGACAGCGGCGTTTTCCCGACCACCGAGCAGGGGCTGCAGGCCCTGGTGACCAAGCCGACCACCGGCAAGGTTCCCAACAACTACCGGGCCGAAGGTTACCTGGAGAACAAGAACATCCCGAAGGATCCCTGGGGCAATGACTACGTCTACCTCTCCCCCGGCGAGCACGGCGACTACGACCTCTCCTCATACGGCGCGGACGGCGCCCGCGGCGGCGAAGGGAAGAACGCCGACATCGAAAGCTGGAGCATGAAGTAGGAATAAGTTGTCGGGAGACTGATTCTTTGGCTGGCAAGCAAACCGGTAAATCGTCCCGCCGCGAGGCGGGCTTCACCCTCCTGGAGCTCATGGTGGTGATCTTCATCATCGCCCTGGCGGCGGGGATCGTGCTCCCGCGCCTGCCGGACACGGAGGGGACCCGGCTGAAGAACTCGGCACGCAACCTGGCGAGCGGCATCAGGTTTCTGAACGATCAGGCCATCATCACCAAGAAGGTCTACCGCCTGCACCTGGAGCTCGGGGAGAACACCACCCGCATCACCGAACTCTCCCCCACCGGCGAAGAAATGCAGCCGCAGGACCAGTTCATGGGACGTCGCCTCGTCGAAGAGGGAATCGACATCGAGGACGCGAGCGTGGGCAGCAAGGGTGTCGTCAACGAGGGTGAGATGATCATCCCGTTCGGACCGGGCGGCCTGGGAGACGGCGTCACCATCCACCTGAAAGCGGGAAAGGCGCAGTACACCGTGATCGCATACCCCTCCGGGGGGAAGGTGACGGTCCAGGAAGGATACCAGGAGGTTACTTCGTGAGAGGCTTCACCCTGCTCGAGGTGATGATAGCCCTCGCCATCACCGCCGGCGTCCTTTTGACCGTTATCTCATCGGTCAACTACCACCTCTCAAGGATCGCCGAGGACTCGGAGGAGACCACCGCGGTCCTTCTGGGACGCGCGAAGCTCGAGGACCCGGAGTTCGCCAAGAAGACCGACTCGAAGGGGACCTTCGCCCCCGATCATCCCGATCACAAATGGGAGCGCGAGATCTCGAAGACCGAAATCCCGGGCCTGAACATGATCCGCTTCACCGTGATCTGGGGCAACGACAGCAAAAGGCTCTCCCTTGTGCAATACGTGCCGCAAAATGCCCAATAACAAGGGCTTTACGCTCATAGAAGTCCTGATTGCACTGGCTCTTCTGGTCATCCTCGCCGGCGCGCTTTACGGCACCTACTTCTCCGTGGTCGGGGCGCGCGAGAAGGGTGGCGTCCGGATGGAGGAGCGCCGCGAACTCTCCACGACGCTCGGGAGACTGCACGACGAGCTGTCTTCGGCATTTTTCAAGGCAGCCACATCAAACGCCGGCGCGACGCCAACGACAACGACGCAGCGGTTCCACTTCGTGGTGGAGGACCGGGACAGCTTCGGCAAACCCGCGTCGCTTTTGCAGTTCACTGCGGTCACCCCGCCCCGCATCGACCCCTCGCCTGCGTCGGACCTCATGGTGGTGCGCTACTCAGTGCAGGAGAAGGAGGAAGACCAGGTACTCACTCTGGTACGTGAGGCGCGCGATCTCTACCTCGACACGAGCGTTGCCTCGGTCCCCTACCCGGTCATGGACCGTCTGGAAGGGTTCCTGGTCGAGTGCTGGGACGGATCCAAGTGGGTGAAGACCTGGGACACCGCGCTCAACAACCAGATGCCGCAGAAGGTCCGGATCACCATCACCGTAAAGGGGGGAGAGACCTTCAGCACCGTCGCCACACCGAGGAAAGGGATATGAGGGGGGAGAAGGGGTTCGCCCTCGTCATAGCGCTCATCGTGACCACGCTCCTCGTGGCGCTTCTGGCCGAGTTCGTCAACGAGGTCTACGTCGACGTCTCGCACAGCCGCAATTTCGTGGCGTCGCAACAGGCGGGTATGCTGGCGGAATCGGGTGTCGCCGGGGGAATCAAGCTCCTGCAGGTCTCCAGCTCGCTCAGGCTTGGCGAGCAATACAGCTCGCTTCTCGAGCCGTGGGCGCAGCCGCAGTCCCTTCAGGCGGACAACGGGACGGTGACCGTCACCATTGAGGAGGAGAGCGGCAAGATCGACCTGAACGCGGCGACTTCGCAGACCGGAACGCCGGACGACTTCTTCAAGAACGCCCTGCTGCGGCTTTTCGACAACCTAAAGCTGTCGCGCGACCTTTACGATCCCCTCGCCGACTGGGTGGACACCGATGACACGCCGCGCCCGAGCGGCGCCGAGAAGAACTACTACGGCACGCTGAAGCCGCAGCTGCAGGTGCATAACGACAAGCTGGAGACGCTCGAGGAACTTGCCCTCGTCAAGGGATACACCCCGGAGGTGCTGGCCAAGCTGCGCGGCCGGGTGACGGTGTACGGCGTGGCGAACGGCATCGCGGCGGCGCCGATCAACATCAACACTGCCCCCAAGGAAGTCCTCATGTCGCTGGACGACAGCCTCATGACCGGTGACCAGGTAGCCCAGATCCTCGAGTACCGCAAGACCAAGGTGATCAAGACGCTCGCTGACGTGTTCGGGAGTTCGCCGCTCACCAACACGCTGGCCCTGAAGGTTGGGTGCAAGGGGTCCATCTACCGCATCCGTTCCGAGGGGAAGGTTGGCGAAAGCGTGAGCGTCGCCGAGGCCGTAGTGACCAACGTGGAGAGCACATCGCCTACGATCCTTTACTGGAGAGAATATTGATGGACATGCTGATCGTACAACTGAAAAGGTCCGAGCTGGTGCTCGCCTCCTTCAAGGCGAAGAAGGGGGGCGCGACCTTCCTCTCCGCGGAGCGGCACCCGCTCATGGGCGAAGAGGGGGAACTCTCCCGCATCATCGCGGGAAGCTCCATCGCCGCCGGGGAGCACCGCGTGGTTCTCGCCCTCCCGCCGTCCTCGCTGTTCATGAGGGAGCTGGAACTCCCCATCACCGACCGGGCCAAGGTACGCGAACTCCTCCCGCTCGAACTGAAGGGTGAGACCGCACTCGACACCGACCAGCTCGCCTTTGACGCCCTGCCGCTTGCCGGCGGCAAGGTGCTCGCGGTCTGGGGCAAGGTCCAGGACCTTTCCGAAAAGATCGCGCTCCTAAAGGAAGCGGGGCTCGAACCGGAAGTGGTCACGGCGTCCCTTTTCCACTGGGAAAAGCTCGCCCCCGCCACCGGGACCGTGGCGGTGAGCGATGGCGAGGCGCTGGCGGCGTACCGCGACGGGGCCCCCA is a genomic window of Geomonas ferrireducens containing:
- the gspE gene encoding type II secretion system ATPase GspE, translated to MAETLDIESIAERLGLPFQAEIDDTKVDGALVNRVPLNFARNNLLLPLREEDGAVVAASADPANLLALDEMAGLFQLPVRTVVVPQPVLIDAVNRLYSRLSGSAQEVVEELEGEELSTLATSFNEPRDLMELTDEAPVIRLLNSILFQAVKERASDIHIEPFERELEVRFRIDGLLYKMLSPPKVIQEALTSRVKIMSGLNIAEKRLPQDGRIRVKVAGRDVDIRVSLIPTFFGERVVLRLLDKQRGVLSLKEIGLSDKNDLVMERLLSRTSGIILVTGPTGSGKTTTLYAALSQINSPEKNIITVEDPIEYQLKGVGQIQVNPKIDLTFANGLRSILRQDPDIVMIGEIRDAETAEIAMQASLTGHLVLSTLHTNDAATAVTRLIDMGIEPFMVASSLSAVLAQRLVRVICPHCKESYVPDRSYPGVELPPLLYRGRGCEKCFNLGTIGRVGIYELLPIDAELCSMIIRQASSGAIKEYAVSKGMRTLREDGLLKAAQGITSIEEVLRVTQDDYADLSL
- the gspF gene encoding type II secretion system inner membrane protein GspF → MPTFRYSAFNQKGAEVTGTMDAATEAEARLQLKGKGLFAKEIAPATEAGSRWSFGSGVSVPDLSLATRRLATLLGSAVPVYEAVATLWEQEAPGELKRVLGRVRDRLAEGQGLAQSLAAEPQVFSESYIGMVSAGEASGALDVVLERLAEFQEDQAEVRSRVITALIYPAIMVVVGVGVMMVLLGFVVPKISAVFESNKATLPLVTVLLIKASTLVRKGWWAMGVLAILAVAAWKRVKTNEELLIRRDRFILRLPIAGQLWRRLVLSRFAKVLGLLLQSGVPIIKAMEITGEAVVNREYKSFLAQARETLIQGGSLSGALKTSPLFPPLLTHMTAVGEKSGELDAMLIKAGDAFQKEFNAQVTRSMALLEPMLILGMGLSIGFMVIAVLLPIMQLNQLVK
- the gspG gene encoding type II secretion system major pseudopilin GspG, whose product is MLKQLKDSRGFTLIELMVVIVILSLLAVLVGPKIIGRSDDAKVADAKVQIRNIETALKLYKLDSGVFPTTEQGLQALVTKPTTGKVPNNYRAEGYLENKNIPKDPWGNDYVYLSPGEHGDYDLSSYGADGARGGEGKNADIESWSMK
- a CDS encoding pilus assembly FimT family protein → MAGKQTGKSSRREAGFTLLELMVVIFIIALAAGIVLPRLPDTEGTRLKNSARNLASGIRFLNDQAIITKKVYRLHLELGENTTRITELSPTGEEMQPQDQFMGRRLVEEGIDIEDASVGSKGVVNEGEMIIPFGPGGLGDGVTIHLKAGKAQYTVIAYPSGGKVTVQEGYQEVTS
- a CDS encoding type IV pilus modification PilV family protein, with translation MRGFTLLEVMIALAITAGVLLTVISSVNYHLSRIAEDSEETTAVLLGRAKLEDPEFAKKTDSKGTFAPDHPDHKWEREISKTEIPGLNMIRFTVIWGNDSKRLSLVQYVPQNAQ
- a CDS encoding type II secretion system protein GspJ, whose amino-acid sequence is MPNNKGFTLIEVLIALALLVILAGALYGTYFSVVGAREKGGVRMEERRELSTTLGRLHDELSSAFFKAATSNAGATPTTTTQRFHFVVEDRDSFGKPASLLQFTAVTPPRIDPSPASDLMVVRYSVQEKEEDQVLTLVREARDLYLDTSVASVPYPVMDRLEGFLVECWDGSKWVKTWDTALNNQMPQKVRITITVKGGETFSTVATPRKGI
- the gspK gene encoding type II secretion system minor pseudopilin GspK; translated protein: MRGEKGFALVIALIVTTLLVALLAEFVNEVYVDVSHSRNFVASQQAGMLAESGVAGGIKLLQVSSSLRLGEQYSSLLEPWAQPQSLQADNGTVTVTIEEESGKIDLNAATSQTGTPDDFFKNALLRLFDNLKLSRDLYDPLADWVDTDDTPRPSGAEKNYYGTLKPQLQVHNDKLETLEELALVKGYTPEVLAKLRGRVTVYGVANGIAAAPININTAPKEVLMSLDDSLMTGDQVAQILEYRKTKVIKTLADVFGSSPLTNTLALKVGCKGSIYRIRSEGKVGESVSVAEAVVTNVESTSPTILYWREY